GATGCCATTCACCGCGTTGTCGTTGATGAACTCCGAGTCTTGCGAGGCAGGGGCTCCACTGCTGAGGCCGATCCGCTGGACGTTGACTCCGCTGCCCGCTCTCGCGCTGACGGTCACCCACTGCGTGTCCGAGACCCGCCCGACGTCTACCGAGACCACGTTGCTGGAGTCCAGGGCGGTGGCGCTGTGGGTCACCGTTCCGCTCGCGTTGGTGCGGTACACCAGCGCAACGTCTCCGTAGCGTTGAATGCCCACGAAGCCGCTACCGTCGCTCGCCAGCTTCGCCGTGTGGCCCACCGGGGCACTCATGCTCGTAGAGAACGCCCGCACACCCTCGTCCACGAAGCCATCGCAGTCCTCGTCGACGGTGTTGCACACCTCGCTGGGCGGAGTGCACGCCGCCGCCCCCGGAATGCCACACATCGCCGTGCAGCTCCCCGTTCCCATCGTCCCACAGGTCGTCGAGCACGCCACGCTCGTCCCCAGCACGCACGTGAACGCCTCGTCCGACGCGCCACTGCAGTTGTTGTCCTCGGCGTCGCACACCTCGGCGTTGCTGGTCCAGCACACATCGCACGTGTCGTCGCAGTCGTTCTGGTTCACCACGTAGCCGTTCGGCACCCCGCAGGCGTCCATGAACATGGCCGGATTGCCGTGTGTGTCGGCGTCGGCGTCCCGGAAGAACCGCGTTGTGACGCCTTCGTCGATGCCGCCCGTGCAGTTGTTGTCGAGGGTGTCGCAGGTCTCGGATGCGCCGGTCCAGCACACGTTGCACATGTCGTTGCAGTCGTTCGCCGTCGTCACGTAGCCGTTCGGCAGCGAGCACGCCTGCATGCTCATCCCCGGTGCGCCACGGTTGTCGCCGTCCTGGTCGCGGTAGTACGTGGTCCGCACCCCCTCGTCCACGCCGTTCGAGCAGTCGTCGTCCAGCCCGTTGCACGTCTCGGGCTGGGGTCCCGTGCTCCCCGTGCACACCACGCTGCTGTTCACGCACATCAGCACGCCGGCCACGCACTCGCCGGTGTCCGTGCCGCACACGGCGCCGCCGCCCGGGTTGCCGTTGTCGTCCACGCCGTCGCAGTCGTCATCGTCCCCGTCGCACTCCTCGGCGGTGGGGCCCGTCGCGCCTTCGCAGTCGCCGTAGACACCGGCCGCCGTACACGTCTGGGTGCCGAGCGCGCACTGGCCCACGTCCGTGCCGCAGTCGCGCGTCTGGCCCACAGCGCAGTCGCAGTCTTCGTCCACCTCGCCGTCGCAGTTCTCGTCCTTCGTGCCCTCGCAGACCTCGGCGATGGCTGGCGCCACGCCGCCCTCGCACGCGCCCAGCACGCCACCCACGCAGAGCTGCGTGCCGGTGGAGCACTCGCCCTCGTTGGTGCCGCACACCACCGCGATGTCCTCGTCCACCTCGCCATCGCAGTCGTTGTCTTCCCCGTCGCAGACCTCGGCGCCCGTGCTGCACACCGCACAGGTGTCGTCGCAGTCGTCATTGTTGTCGGCGTAGCCCTCGGGGGCGCTGCACGCGGAGACGGGCTCACCGGCCCCCGCGCCGTCGTCGTCCGTGTCGGGATAGAAGTTGGTGGGGGTGCAGGCGTCATCACCGCCGTCGACCAGCGAGGTGCCCATGTCGGGGGCGGCTTCACACACGCCAGCGACGAGCACGGTGCCGGCAGGGCAGCCGAGATCCTCGCGGCAGCCGGAAAGAAGAAGCGTCAGGCCGAGCGCGCACGCCAGCGGGACGACGATGGGTTTCAGGTCGTTCATGAGTAAGGTCCCCTGCTTTCGAAGTTGGAGTGAAGGACTCCCGCGTTCTCGGCCCACCCGAGCCGAGGTTGCTTGCGGAGAGGAAGATTCAGAAGGCGCCCGAGACCGTGACCCACGCGCCCTCGCGCGAGACGCTGACCTCGGGCGACACGTGCGCTGGCCGCAGCGCGTAGATGAGCGGCACCGTGAGCAGCGGAGCCGCCGCGCTGGCGAAGAGCACCGCGCGGTCACCCCCCTGCTCGCGCTCGATGCACTGCCGCCGGTCCACCCCGAAGCCCGGGCAGCCGGGCCGCCGCAGCGTGGTCCCGATGCTGGCCACAGCGAGCCCAACCCCCAGTGCCCCCGTGACCCATGCGCCCACCGGGACCCCTTGGCGCCGCGGCAAGAGCACGGGGAGGGTCGCCGTGGCGAGCAAGCCACCGCCCGCCGCCACCAAGGTGGACGGCAACCGCAGGTCGATCCACGCGGCTTGCCGATCCAGCGCGAACAGCTGCGCGAAGGCCTCGCCGCGCCGGACGCGCGCGATGTGCAGGCCCGTGGCCGCCACCAGCGCCGCGGCGCTCACTCCCGAGGTGATCCCCAGCGCGATGCGCCGGCGCCGCTCGCTGGCCTCGCGCTCCGTCAGCGCGTCATCCAGGTCCCCCCCCTCGTCATCGTCTGCCCGGTCTTCGTCGGCCTGCCGCTCCGGCGCGTCGGGCAGCGCGAGCGCCACGCCCACGCGCGCCTCGGGATGCTCGAGGTCCACACTGCGGCCCGCGCGCAAGTGCCGCACCGCGTTCGAGAGCGCAGCGTCGGCATCGGCCGGCTGCGCGGCGTCCACGGCCAGCCACGCCGAGCTGGCGCCCGCCGCGGAGATGCGGTCCACCCGCAGTCGCCCCGGTGCCTCCAACCACAGCAGCCACACTTCACTGGCGCTCATGGTCTCGCCCAGCAGGTTGGCGTGGGCACCGGCTCGCTCGCGGGCCAGCTCGGCGCTGTCGTACAGCAGGCCCAGCCCAGGGCGCGACCGGATGGCGTGGTCGAACGCGCCGTCCACGTGCACGGCCGTCTCGCCGGCGCCCACGCGGATGCGACGGATGCGCCCGCGCTCCACCTCGTCGCACTCCACCTGCAGCCGGTACTCACCCGCCGCGATGCCGTCCATGCGGAACGGGGTCCGCCCGAACGAGATGCCATTGAGCCGCACCGCGCAGCCGGCGGGCTCACTGGTGACCACCAGCTGTCCAGGCGCCTCGGCCGCGATGTTGCGGTCCACGCGCTCGATGATGGCGCGCACCTCGGGCGTGTGGCGGTAGGGACTGGGCTCGGCGCCGGGCACCAGCTGCCGGCAGGCGCGCGCCTGGTTCATGGCGCTCGCGTCGTCGCGCGTCTCCACGTAGGCGCGCACCATGTAGAGGCACGTGTCCAGCACCTGCCGGGCGCGCTCGGCCTCGCGGTTCAGCTCCTCGGCCGCGCCGCTCGAGAGCGCGTGAGCCTCCAGCAGGTCGGCGCGGGCGCGGTCGTAGTCCGCGCGCGCCAGATGCCGCACGGCAGACTGAGAGCGGGCCACCCAGCGCTCGATGTCCGACGCGCTCAGCTCCACTGCGGGCGAAGACACGTGCGCCTCGAACGATGCGCTGGCGTCCTCTGCCGGGAAGGTGTCCACCCGCTCAGCGGCGAGCGCCCGGACCAGCGCGGGGATCCACTCTCGCGCCTCGGCCAGGTCGCGCTCCGACGAGGCCGGCAGCACGAGCGCTGTGTTGCCCGCTGGGGGCTCCACGCGGGCTGCCGACCCCTGAGCCAGGCCCACCTCGACGTCCAGCGCCACCCACGCTGAGACGACCATCAAGAATGAGAACGCACGGAGGCGAGTCCCGGAAGGCTTCCGAAGAGGAGCAGTCACGGGCGCACAAGGTGGCTTATGTAAGTGAATGTCGCAACCCACGTATAAGCAAGCACTTTCGGCCACATGTGCGTCAATTGCGCACCACGCTGACACATGGCGACGCGGAGCATGGTGTATCGTCACGCGGTGATCTCCTCCCCCCTCATCGACGCCCGCGCGCCCGAGTTGCGTGCCCGCCACACGATTCTGCTCGATGCCCGCAGCGGCCCGGACGCGCGCGCGCGTTACGCCGCCGAGCACCTGCGCGTGGCCCGCTTCATCGACCTCGAGACCGACCTTTCGGCGCCCACCGCTCACCCCGAGCAGGGCGGCCGTCACCCGCTGCCGCCCATCGCCACCTGGGCCGCCACGCTCGGCCGCCTTGGCGTCGGGCCCGACGACAGTGTGGTGATCTACGACGACCAAGGCGGCGCCAACGCGGCCGCGCGCGCGTGGTGGATGCTGCGCGCCGTGGGCCATGAGCGCGTGTGGGTGCTCAACGGAGGCCTGGCCGCCGCGCGGGACGCCAACCTGCCCTGCGCCAACCGCGAAGAGGCGTGGACGCCGAAGCCACCGTATCCCTGCACCGCGTTCACGCTCCCCACGCTGGACCTCGCCGCGGTGGAGGCCTCACAGCAGGACGGCTCACGCGTGCTGGTGGACGTGCGCAGCGCCCCGCGCTTTCGCGGCGAGCAGGAGCCCATCGACCCCATTGCCGGCCACATCCCGGGCGCGCTGAATCACCCGCTCTCGCTGCACCTGGGGCCCGACGGACTGTTCCTGCCACCCGAAGTGCTCCGCGCGCAGTACGAGCAGCTGCTGCAAGGCCGACCGGCGAGCGACATGGTTCTCAGCTGCGGCAGCGGCGTGACCGCGTGCCACGGCTTGCTGGCCATGGAGCACGCCGGCCTGCCCGGCGCCGCGCTCTACGTGGGCAGCTACAGCGAGTGGTGCCGCGTGCGTCCGGTCGGCACGGCGCAGACCTGAGCCGCGCACGTCTCAGTCGAAGTTGGGCGCCCGCTTCTCCTGGAACGCCATCATGGCCTCGCGGAATTCCGGCGACACCATGCGCCGCTTGAACTCCTCGTTCTCCCGCTCGCGCGCCGCCCGTGTCTCCCCACGCGTGGCGTGCCGCATCAGCCGCTTGGTCTCGCGCACCGAAGCCGGCGGCTGCAGCGCGATGCTGCTGGCCACGCTCATCACCCGCGCCATGAGCTCGGCGCGCGGCAGCGTTTCCAGCACCAGCCCCACCGCCAACGCCTCCGCGGCGCCCATGTAGCGCGCGCTGAACAGCAGCTCGGCCGTGCGCTGGTAGCCCAGCACGTGCGGCAGGAGGAAGCTGCTGCCGGCCTCGGGCACCACGCCCAGCGTCACGAAGGGGCACTTGAGCTTGGCCTCGTGCGCCATGAAGTTGATGTCGGTGTGCAGCAGGATGGTGAGCCCGATGCCCAGGCCCAGGCCGTTCACCGCCGTGAGGATGGGCTTGCCCAGCGCCTCGAGCGCGTCCAGCAGCACCTCGAAGCCAATCACCCCCGTGGCGTTGCTCATGCCCGCCATCTCGGTGAGGTCTTGCCCCGCCGTGAAGGCGTCGCCCGCCCCGGTGAGCACCACCACGCGCACCTGTGGGTCGGCGTCGGCCTCGCGCAGCGCCTCGGCCAGCGCCAGGTAGAGTTCCTGGTTGAAGGCGTTGAGCGCGCGTGGGCGGTTGAGCGTGAGCACGCGCACGCGCCCCTCGTCCTTGGTCAGCAGGCAGCTCGGGGCAGGGGCTTGGGGGGTGCTCTCGGTGCTCATGGGCCCTCAGGAGGCGGCGCTGGTGGGCGCCAGCGACTGGATGATGTGGCGCACGCCCAGCCCGAACTCGGCTTCCTCCACGAAGCGCGAGAGCTTGGGGGCCAGCGACACCAGGTTGGGGAACTCGGCGATGTTGGCGGACTCGAAGCGCGACCGCAGCTGCCGCTGGTACTCGGCCGGGTCCTTCGCGCCGCTCTCTTGCTGCTCGCGCGCGGCCACCTCGATGGCCACGGCGCCCAGGGTGTAGCTCACCAGCAGGTGCAGCCCGCGCGCGCAGGCGTCGGGGTCCAGGCCCCCGGCGCGCATCTGCCCCAGCAGGCGCTCGGTGATGCGCAGCGACTGCAACCCATAGCTGGCGCTGCTGCCCAGGAGCGGCAGCACACCCGGGTGGTGCAGCAGAGACGCGCGCATGCGCATGAAGGTGACCTCGATCCACGCCTGCCAGCCGGGGGTGTCGTGCTCGGTGGCCTTGCCCTCGGCGATGACCAGCTCGATGAGCCCGTCGAGGATGTCGCCCTTGTTCTTGAAGTGCCGGTACACGGCCATGGGCGTGACGTCGAGCTCCTGCGCCAGGCGCCGAATGGTGAGCCCGCCCAGGCCTTCCGTGTCCACGATGCGGAGCGCGTCCTCGAGGATGCGCTCACGCGACAGTCTGGGCCGGGTCGTCATTGTGTACGGAGTATACATGCCATCGCCGAGCGGTCACGCCAGGAACAGCAGGCTCCGCGCCAGGCGGCCTCAGCTGCCCATGAGCGGGGCGATGGCAGCAGCGTCCAGGTACTCGTCGAGGCGCCGGATGCGGCCGTCTTCCACGGTGGCCACCAGGCAGGCGTGGGCACGCACCGGGACGCCACTCGCGCTCCGGCAGGCCAGCACGTGCTGCTGCACGAAGCCGGTGGGCGTGGGCTGCACGCGCACGTCCTCGTAGCGCAGCTCGCTCACGCCGCTGGCCAAGAAGCGGATCACGCCCAGCATCTTGGGCTTGCTCAACGTTCTCCCGCTGGTGTTCTGGAAGACCACCGCGTCGTCGTGATAGAGGGCGTCCACGGCGGCCACGTCGCCCGCGGTGATGGCGGCAATCAGCGCGCGCGCCACATCCGTTGAGTCACTCATCGCGTGCCTTTCCGAACACCTTCGAGCCCGGCGGAAGCGACCGCGTGAGCCACACGTTGCCGCCCACCACCGAGCCACGCCCGATGATGGTGTCGCCGCCCAGGATGGTGGCGCCGGCATACACCGTGACCTCGTCCTCCAGTGTGGGGTGGCGCTTGGTCTGGCTGAGCGCCGTGTCGCCGCGCGGCAGGCTGAGCGCGCCCAGCGTGACGCCCTGATAGAGCTTCACGTCGTTGCCGATGACGCAGGTCGCGCCAATCACCACGCCCGTGCCGTGGTCCACGAAGAAGCGCTCGCCCACCGTGGCCCCGGGGTGGATGTCCATGCCCGTGATGGAGTGCGCGTACTCGGTGATGATGCGCGGCAGCAGCGGCACCCCCGCGATGTGCAGCTCGTGCGCGATGCGGTAGGCCGTGATGGCCTCGATGCTGGGGTAGGCGAAGACCACCTCCTCCACGCTGGCCGCCGCCGGGTCGCCCTGGAACGCGGCCACCACGTCGCCGTTCAGGCGCGTGCGCAGCCGGGGGATGGCGCGCACCAGGCGCAGCGTGGCCTCTTCGCTCCAGTTGACGGGCTTGCCGGGGCAACGGCCCACGCGGTGCTCGTAGGTGCAGGCGCGCGAGATCTGCTCCACCAGGATCTCGGTGGCCGGGTACAGCCGCTCGCTCAGGGCGTAGCGCAGGTTCCCGCGGTTCAACGAGCGCTTCGAGTAGAAGCCCATGTACAGGATGGGCTTCAAGTGCTCGTAGGCCTCGATGACCTTGCGCTCGTTGGGCAGCGCCGCGCTGTCGAGGTTGTTGATCTCCTCGGGGCCGTCGTAGCTGGCCACGATGTCGTCGAGCGCGCTCGATAGATCTTCGTGGCGGGTGATGTCGCTAGTCATGACCATGACGATCGCACGAGCGCGCCACCGAGGCCACGTCTACGGCGTGCAGCCGTTGCTCGGGGGCGGGCTCACGGTGCAGGCCAGCGTCTCTTGCCGCACCTGAGCGGGGCCGGCGCAGGGTGCGTTGCGCCCCACGAAGACCGGGACGAGCGCGCCGGGGCTGCGGTCGAAGCGGCAGAACTGCTCGGGGCTGCCGTCGTAGTTCCAGTCCTCGGTCTCACCGCCGAACCACACCTCGCAGCAGCCGTTCACGCGGCGCACTTCCATCCACGCGCTCCCGAGCGGGAGAGACTCGAAGGCGCGGCCTTCGCGGCAGGCGGACACGTCCAGGAGGCCTGGGATGCCGTCGAGGCTCTCACCGCTCGAAGCGGGTAGGGGCTCGATGAGCGTGGGCGGGTCGCCGCAAGGGCTGCCCGGCCCGATGGTGGGCTCCTCCGAGCAGGCGGTGAGCAGCGCTGCTGCGAGCAGGGTGCCGCAGACCCTCCAAACCAAGCGAGTTGGTTGTCCCATGCGTCGAGTCTAGCGACCGGGTCGCGCCTTTGCCATGCGGGGCCGAGTGGCAGACATCAGCGCGCTCGGTGTTCGGTTCAGACAGCACCCAACCCGGTCATCTCGAGCACGCGTGACCATTCGGCGCGAACGCGAAGTTCATCCAGCCACTGCTCGATGTAAGGTCGGTCGAGCGCCGCGCCGGAGGAGACGACCACGCCTGCGACATCCGCGAGCTGTCGCTCCGAACCGCCGGAGAGCCGGCACCACTCGAGCTTGCTCAGCACCGTGTCTTCCGGTGTGACGACGGTGATGGAGAGACCGCTCCACTCCTCCGCGCGCCGGCGCTCGAACTCGCGCACACTGAACGACCGCGCCTTGCGGATGATGAGGTCTGCCTTCCAGCCGGTCTCGAGGTCGATGACGTTGAACATGTCGCGCGAGGCGAGCGCACGCAGCGCTGTGCGACGGTCGACGTATGCGCGATCCGCGGGCAGTTCGTGCAGAAACGCCTGGAGGGTGCTCTCGGTTGGATCGATGACGATGTCGACGTCTTGCGTCGAGCGGGGACGGCCGTGCAGCGTGCTCGCAAACGAACCAGCGAGCATGTAGGGAACGCCGGCCCGGTCGAGCCACGTGGTCATGGCGAGGACGAACGTCCGCAGCGGATCGGTCATGGGTCGAGTCGCGGGGCGCGAGGGTAGGCCTTCACGAAGAGCTCGTCGCCGAGGCGCTGCCGGATCTCGGCGAGGCGCACCGCTGCGTCGTCGTATTCGGGGTGCCGTGCGCGAATCCCGGCGCGCGTGAGCGACACCAGCTCCTCGCTCATCGCCACGGCCATCGAGAGGCGGCGCTCGGGTCCCATGTGCTTCCAAACGGAGAGCTGCACCGCCCATGCCTCGGGCGTGGTGTCGGAGGGGCGAAACCCGTCGCAAGAAGGTGCAGCGTCTTTCCGATCCGACATGGGTGGCAGTATAGCGCGGTCTCCAGGCAGCCGGCCGACCCTACCGCAGCGCCTTGGCCATGCGCGCCCACCGCCGCGCTCCCGGGTCACTGCTCAGCAGCCCGCTGATCTGCCGGAGCGCCTGCGAGCCGGTCTGCGCATCGAAGAAGTCCGCAGGCAGCGGGCGGCCCCACTGCTGCAGCGCCGCGCGACCGAACTCGCCCTCGCGCGGGACGATCTCGGCGTTGAACAAGTCGCCATCGGACACGTGGCCCAGCACGGCGCCGTGCGGGTCGCGCCAGTAGTCGAAGAGCGCACTCCCCGCTTCGTGGCGGCCAGGGCCCCACACGTGCTTGGCGCCCACGCCGTAGAGGTGCTCGCTGCCCACGGCGATGTCGTCGAAGTCCAGCACCTCGAAGGCGGCGGAGAGCAGGCGGGCGCGCGGGCCCTCGAAGAGGGCGATGGCGTGGTGGTCCACCGGAGTGCGGCCGAGGTCCACGCGCAGGTAGGCGGCGGTGGGCTGCGCGCTGCGCTCGCCCAGCACCAGGTAGTCGGAGGCGATGAGCCCGAAGGTCTGCATGAACCAGCCGATCTCGTGCTCCACGTCCGGTGCCTGCCACGCCACGCTGGCGAGGCGCTCCACCTGCGCGGGCCCGCGGTCGCGGCGCTGCGGGCTGTTGATGCGGTGGCGCTGGCGCACGCGGTTGGTGCTCAGGGCCGCGCGGGTCTGCAGGGGCTCGAGTTCCCGCGCGCCGAAGGCCACGTGCACCGAGAGCCCGGAGGGGGAGCGCAGCCGCACGCGTTCGCCGCCGCCGGCTTCGTCGCTGGGCTCCACCTGGCTGGCGCCCGCCACGCGCGTGAGCACGTCCAGGTCGCTGCGCTGCCCGGCCAGGAACACCACGCCGCCGAAGCGGGGCGTGGGCGCGCGCCGCACGGCCACCAGGTGGTGCGCCGAGGAGCTGCCGCGGAAGTAGTCGCCGTGCACGTCTTGGGCGCTGCGCCGCAGGCCGAAGTCCAAGAGGAAGTGGCGCATGTCGTCCAGCGCCGGGCGCTCGAGGATGATGTGCGAGAGGCCCACCACCTTCATGAGCGGCGAGCGCGCACGACCACGCGCAAAGATGTCTTCGGTGGGGGACTCTGGGAAAGCGGCTGCCGACGCGGGCGGAGGGACGCTCGTGCTCATGCGGGCGATGATACGCTGCTGGGCGCGTCCACAGGGAAGAAGCGGCCCGTGCTGGTGGCCAGCAGCGTGCCCAGGTGCGAAACGCTCGCGTCGATGACGCTGTACTTGGGGTGCGTCGCGTCCATGATCTGCGCCCGCACGGTGAGCGGCAGGCCCATGTGCGTGGGGCGCTCGTAGCGGATGTTCAGCGAGCCCGTGACGAAGATGCGCCCCGTCAGGAAGAAGCCGGCGGCGCACGAGTACTCGTCCAGCATGAGCGCCAGGATGCCGCCGTGCACGGCCCCCGGCCCGCCGCGGAAGTGCTCGGCCGGCTGGTACTCGCCCGTGATGCTGTTGCCCTCGCGGCGGAACACCAGGCGCAGGCCGATGGGGTTGGTGGGCGAGCAGCCCACGCAGCCGGTGTCGAACGGGAAGTGCAGGTCCACGCCCTCGGGGGGCAGGCGGTGCGGTGGCGCTTCGGACGTCATGCGGGGCTCTCCGACGGATCGTTGGCTTCGGGTGCGGGGGTGTCGGGGCGCGCCGCAGGGGCCTCGGCGGCGCGCATGCGCGCGTGCAGCAACGTGGCCGCCACCAGCGTGAACAGCACGCCCACCGGCACGGCCCACAGCGGCAGCTCGTCGGTGCTGGCCAACTCGGTGCTCTCCGAGAAGTGCATGGCCAACGTGGCCGCCAGGTTGTTGGTGAAGTGCGCGAACACGGGCACCCACACCGAGCCCGTGCGGTGCCCCAGCCACGCCAGGTAGAAGCCGAGCGGCAGCACGCCCGCCATGTGCAGCGGGTCCATGTGCAGCGCGGCGAAGAACACCGCGGACACCGGCAGGGCCACGGCCGGCCACGGGATGCTGCGCTGGAGCACGCCGCGGCACAGCAGCTCTTCGCCCACGGCGGGCATCACGGCCAGGAAGGGCACCAGCACCCACAGCGGCTGCCCTGCGACGGCCGCCTCGATCATCTCGAGCGAGCTCTGCTCCGGGAAGTACGGCTTCAACGTGGTGACGATGCGGTCGGCCAGCGGGCCGAGGCCCAGGATGCCGAGCGCTCCCCACAAGAACGTGCCGGCCGGCGCCCCGCTGAGACCCAGCGCGCTGCGGTGTGGGACGCTCGCCACGAACGGGAAGAGCGCCGCCACCACCAGAAACACCAGCAGGTTGGCGATCTGCCCAGCGGCCAGCATGGGGAACGAGATGAGCGCCTGAGGGTTGCCCACGGCCGCCATCACCCCGCTCGGGCCGTGCTCCGCCAGCATGATCACCACCAGCACGGCCACGTTGGCGATGACCAGCATCACCACCGCCACCAGCATGGCCAGCATGCCCTGCC
This portion of the Sandaracinaceae bacterium genome encodes:
- a CDS encoding serine acetyltransferase, which codes for MTSDITRHEDLSSALDDIVASYDGPEEINNLDSAALPNERKVIEAYEHLKPILYMGFYSKRSLNRGNLRYALSERLYPATEILVEQISRACTYEHRVGRCPGKPVNWSEEATLRLVRAIPRLRTRLNGDVVAAFQGDPAAASVEEVVFAYPSIEAITAYRIAHELHIAGVPLLPRIITEYAHSITGMDIHPGATVGERFFVDHGTGVVIGATCVIGNDVKLYQGVTLGALSLPRGDTALSQTKRHPTLEDEVTVYAGATILGGDTIIGRGSVVGGNVWLTRSLPPGSKVFGKARDE
- a CDS encoding VOC family protein, whose protein sequence is MSTSVPPPASAAAFPESPTEDIFARGRARSPLMKVVGLSHIILERPALDDMRHFLLDFGLRRSAQDVHGDYFRGSSSAHHLVAVRRAPTPRFGGVVFLAGQRSDLDVLTRVAGASQVEPSDEAGGGERVRLRSPSGLSVHVAFGARELEPLQTRAALSTNRVRQRHRINSPQRRDRGPAQVERLASVAWQAPDVEHEIGWFMQTFGLIASDYLVLGERSAQPTAAYLRVDLGRTPVDHHAIALFEGPRARLLSAAFEVLDFDDIAVGSEHLYGVGAKHVWGPGRHEAGSALFDYWRDPHGAVLGHVSDGDLFNAEIVPREGEFGRAALQQWGRPLPADFFDAQTGSQALRQISGLLSSDPGARRWARMAKALR
- a CDS encoding sulfurtransferase, which codes for MVYRHAVISSPLIDARAPELRARHTILLDARSGPDARARYAAEHLRVARFIDLETDLSAPTAHPEQGGRHPLPPIATWAATLGRLGVGPDDSVVIYDDQGGANAAARAWWMLRAVGHERVWVLNGGLAAARDANLPCANREEAWTPKPPYPCTAFTLPTLDLAAVEASQQDGSRVLVDVRSAPRFRGEQEPIDPIAGHIPGALNHPLSLHLGPDGLFLPPEVLRAQYEQLLQGRPASDMVLSCGSGVTACHGLLAMEHAGLPGAALYVGSYSEWCRVRPVGTAQT
- a CDS encoding PEGA domain-containing protein — encoded protein: MVVSAWVALDVEVGLAQGSAARVEPPAGNTALVLPASSERDLAEAREWIPALVRALAAERVDTFPAEDASASFEAHVSSPAVELSASDIERWVARSQSAVRHLARADYDRARADLLEAHALSSGAAEELNREAERARQVLDTCLYMVRAYVETRDDASAMNQARACRQLVPGAEPSPYRHTPEVRAIIERVDRNIAAEAPGQLVVTSEPAGCAVRLNGISFGRTPFRMDGIAAGEYRLQVECDEVERGRIRRIRVGAGETAVHVDGAFDHAIRSRPGLGLLYDSAELARERAGAHANLLGETMSASEVWLLWLEAPGRLRVDRISAAGASSAWLAVDAAQPADADAALSNAVRHLRAGRSVDLEHPEARVGVALALPDAPERQADEDRADDDEGGDLDDALTEREASERRRRIALGITSGVSAAALVAATGLHIARVRRGEAFAQLFALDRQAAWIDLRLPSTLVAAGGGLLATATLPVLLPRRQGVPVGAWVTGALGVGLAVASIGTTLRRPGCPGFGVDRRQCIEREQGGDRAVLFASAAAPLLTVPLIYALRPAHVSPEVSVSREGAWVTVSGAF
- a CDS encoding enoyl-CoA hydratase/isomerase family protein, whose product is MSTESTPQAPAPSCLLTKDEGRVRVLTLNRPRALNAFNQELYLALAEALREADADPQVRVVVLTGAGDAFTAGQDLTEMAGMSNATGVIGFEVLLDALEALGKPILTAVNGLGLGIGLTILLHTDINFMAHEAKLKCPFVTLGVVPEAGSSFLLPHVLGYQRTAELLFSARYMGAAEALAVGLVLETLPRAELMARVMSVASSIALQPPASVRETKRLMRHATRGETRAARERENEEFKRRMVSPEFREAMMAFQEKRAPNFD
- a CDS encoding nuclear transport factor 2 family protein codes for the protein MSDSTDVARALIAAITAGDVAAVDALYHDDAVVFQNTSGRTLSKPKMLGVIRFLASGVSELRYEDVRVQPTPTGFVQQHVLACRSASGVPVRAHACLVATVEDGRIRRLDEYLDAAAIAPLMGS
- a CDS encoding TetR/AcrR family transcriptional regulator C-terminal domain-containing protein, whose amino-acid sequence is MTTRPRLSRERILEDALRIVDTEGLGGLTIRRLAQELDVTPMAVYRHFKNKGDILDGLIELVIAEGKATEHDTPGWQAWIEVTFMRMRASLLHHPGVLPLLGSSASYGLQSLRITERLLGQMRAGGLDPDACARGLHLLVSYTLGAVAIEVAAREQQESGAKDPAEYQRQLRSRFESANIAEFPNLVSLAPKLSRFVEEAEFGLGVRHIIQSLAPTSAAS
- a CDS encoding PaaI family thioesterase, whose product is MTSEAPPHRLPPEGVDLHFPFDTGCVGCSPTNPIGLRLVFRREGNSITGEYQPAEHFRGGPGAVHGGILALMLDEYSCAAGFFLTGRIFVTGSLNIRYERPTHMGLPLTVRAQIMDATHPKYSVIDASVSHLGTLLATSTGRFFPVDAPSSVSSPA
- a CDS encoding CPBP family intramembrane metalloprotease, coding for MDEPAPPVAEDIPLPPGLPEPAVPRLRLRWWQGMLAMLVAVVMLVIANVAVLVVIMLAEHGPSGVMAAVGNPQALISFPMLAAGQIANLLVFLVVAALFPFVASVPHRSALGLSGAPAGTFLWGALGILGLGPLADRIVTTLKPYFPEQSSLEMIEAAVAGQPLWVLVPFLAVMPAVGEELLCRGVLQRSIPWPAVALPVSAVFFAALHMDPLHMAGVLPLGFYLAWLGHRTGSVWVPVFAHFTNNLAATLAMHFSESTELASTDELPLWAVPVGVLFTLVAATLLHARMRAAEAPAARPDTPAPEANDPSESPA